In a genomic window of Candidatus Thiothrix sulfatifontis:
- a CDS encoding methylglyoxal synthase, which produces MHKYRIALVAHDNLKAALIQWSKANYPILAECALFATGTTGRLLAEQTGLDVTCLLSGPLGGDQQIGARISEGSIDILIFFWDPMTPVPHDADVKALLRIATLLNIPMANNQSTADCVLAMLRQSKAETQPWIVNFNAQPPVNYAGKPKQLPNRGHSLPLAARNKYQISPIMSVNAAPQPNV; this is translated from the coding sequence ATGCATAAATATAGAATCGCATTGGTTGCGCACGACAATCTAAAAGCGGCACTTATTCAATGGTCGAAAGCCAATTATCCTATCCTTGCCGAATGCGCGTTATTTGCCACCGGCACAACCGGGCGTTTATTGGCGGAACAAACCGGCTTGGATGTCACCTGCTTACTCAGTGGGCCGCTCGGTGGTGATCAACAAATCGGCGCACGTATTTCGGAAGGCTCGATTGATATTTTAATTTTCTTTTGGGATCCCATGACCCCAGTTCCACACGACGCGGATGTCAAAGCTTTGCTGCGCATTGCCACACTGTTGAATATTCCGATGGCAAATAATCAAAGCACGGCAGATTGTGTATTGGCGATGTTACGCCAGAGCAAAGCCGAAACTCAGCCTTGGATTGTAAATTTCAACGCGCAGCCGCCGGTTAATTACGCGGGCAAACCCAAACAATTACCCAACCGAGGTCATTCGTTACCGCTGGCAGCACGTAACAAATACCAGATCTCCCCGATTATGTCGGTCAATGCAGCACCACAACCCAACGTTTAG